From Drosophila yakuba strain Tai18E2 chromosome 2L, Prin_Dyak_Tai18E2_2.1, whole genome shotgun sequence, one genomic window encodes:
- the LOC26534641 gene encoding uncharacterized protein LOC26534641, whose translation MRVGGDEAATTMRAIFSRLAGGTFKMALPGDSRRSDRLDSPWSPPADGPVVIYSGI comes from the coding sequence ATGCGAGTGGGCGGCGACGAAGCGGCGACGACGATGCGCGCGATTTTCTCGCGTTTGGCTGGCGGAACGTTCAAGATGGCACTGCCGGGCGATTCGCGGCGATCGGATCGACTTGACAGTCCATGGAGCCCCCCAGCGGACGGACCCGTCGTTATTTATTCCGgaatataa
- the LOC26536002 gene encoding ribokinase, protein MGKSVDVVVFGTANIDYITYVPELPKPGELVAGTYMETSFGGKAANQCVAAAKLGASTVLVAKLGKDESGDDYLNHLRQHEVDVTHVQQVENNPTGMSEIAVSEEGEQYKINVAGANAFLTAKDVSRAKKSFQDAKVLLCQLETEMNATMCALRQFKGVSLLHMSPMRKDIPKGMIGLPSILVMNQEAAAKLTDMEEVKTPDQARSAAATLIEMGAKSVIITMGEQGAAYMAKKSKDTCTLVPASDVPHLADSSGAGDAFMGSLAYHIARFPKLSTEHHISAAHSCAAYSMGRRGTQPSFPGKESAKNDLCFSSPTFSVIPPSSSRNEEDPEVPKTPPPSIVATSPAEAQPQNEAVEEPPAPPPENPILEANQPKAVETADEPPKPVETTDEPPKSAETADGAAKPAVETANEPPANKA, encoded by the exons ATGGGAAAGTCGGTAGATGTGGTTGTCTTCGGGACGGCAAACATCGACTACATAAC ATATGTCCCGGAATTGCCAAAACCCGGTGAACTGGTCGCCGGAACGTACATGGAGACCAGTTTCGGCGGCAAGGCGGCCAATCAGTGTGTGGCAGCTGCCAAATTGGGAGCCTCCACCGTTCTGGTCGCAAAGTTGGGCAAGGACGAGTCCGGGGATGACTACCTAAACCACCTGCGCCAGCACGAGGTGGATGTGACGCACGTCCAGCAGGTGGAGAACAATCCCACGGGCATGAGCGAAATCGCGGTTTCCGAGGAGGGAGAGCAGTACAAGATTAACGTGGCGGGTGCGAATGCCTTTCTCACGGCAAAGGATGTGAGCCGCGCTAAGAAGTCCTTCCAGGACGCGAAGGTGCTCCTCTGTCAACTGGAAACGGAGATGAATGCCACCATGTGTGCGTTGCGCCAGTTCAAAGGGGTTTCCCTGCTCCACATGTCGCCCATGCGAAAAGACATTCCAAAGGGCATGATTGGTTTGCCCAGTATTTTAGTTATGAACCAGGAGGCAGCCGCCAAGCTAACCGATATGGAGGAAGTGAAAACCCCTGATCAAGCCCGATCTGCAGCCGCAACTCTTATTGAAATGGGAGCCAAAAGCGTGATCATTACCATGGGCGAGCAAGGAGCGGCTTACATGGCCAAGAAGAGCAAGGATACGTGCACCCTGGTGCCCGCCTCCGATGTGCCGCACTTGGCCGATTCCTCGGGGGCAGGAGATGCCTTCATGGGCAGCTTGGCCTACCACATAGCTCGGTTCCCCAAACTGTCCACCGAGCATCACATCAGTGCGGCCCACTCCTGCGCCGCCTACTCCATGGGCCGCCGCGGCACTCAGCCAAGTTTTCCCGGCAAGGAAAGCGCCAAAAATGACCTTTGCTTTTCGTCACCCACCTTCAGTGTCATTCCACCGTCTAGTTCGCGAAATGAAGAGGATCCTGAGGTGCCAAAAACCCCACCGCCTTCAATAGTAGCCACTTCACCCGCAGAAGCTCAGCCCCAAAACGAAGCTGTGGAAGAACCTCCAGCACCTCCACCGGAAAATCCGATTCTAGAAGCAAATCAGCCGAAAGCAGTGGAAACCGCCGACGAACCACCGAAGCCCGTTGAGACCACCGATGAACCTCCAAAGTCTGCGGAAACCGCAGATGGAGCTGCGAAACCCGCCGTGGAGACTGCCAATGAACCACCTGCTAATAAggcataa
- the LOC6527372 gene encoding uncharacterized protein LOC6527372 codes for MAIIVLATILVLSQGIQSQDNISLAPLKKLNDVVTSRLKERLKEATPADFSEHYKRLQEAADLPIYQLDEKIMAYNELNLLQQTDDTLGSTGEPPALNGTVSEDGPVLRQDMTYTMFERRILRILKRLGIYDNFTVRVFNAIFSDEKQLRKLKKKLDELGKEDKDTDKDKDILWGHVLDLF; via the coding sequence ATGGCAATCATTGTTTTGGCCACGATTTTGGTATTGTCCCAAGGGATTCAAAGCCAGGATAACATATCCTTGGCACCACTAAAAAAGCTAAACGATGTCGTCACTTCTCGCTTGAAAGAGCGCCTTAAAGAAGCCACACCTGCCGATTTTTCTGAACACTACAAACGACTTCAAGAAGCTGCCGATCTACCGATTTATCAACTCGACGAAAAAATTATGGCATACAATGAGCTCAATCTTCTCCAGCAGACTGACGATACCTTGGGTTCAACCGGAGAGCCACCTGCCCTGAATGGAACAGTTTCCGAGGATGGACCAGTGTTGCGACAGGATATGACATACACCATGTTCGAAAGAAGAATTCTGAGAATCCTTAAGAGGCTTGGCATCTACGATAACTTCACTGTTCGCGTATTCAACGCTATCTTTAGCGATGAAAAGCAGCTGCGAAAGCTTAAAAAGAAGCTGGACGAGTTGGGTAAGGAGGATAAGGACACGGATAAAGACAAGGATATATTGTGGGGCCATGTCCTCGACTTGTTTTGA
- the LOC6527376 gene encoding ice-structuring glycoprotein isoform X6, translating to MMLQSLSLHADKLSGNSPAAAAATGAPAATSEATTAAAAAAAAATTMLATAPVAHVANGSNSNSSAGSNSSSSSNNHSLYSNNTLNTGNNSQLQQQQQQQQHPQILPVKYEYLENLTSSAATSGAIAATTTFTGAAKSFHPYLRPTNSGSGNSSSSSNNSSNNSIAALSTTTAKMSTTLFETLLHNQINSSPIALPSATAIAAISAAATAAAAPPPATATPGTAATAAAAAATAAAAASTQLNSSINSRTSLGDQGGAIVVVTPAPPVVAPPPPSGGPNRTQSPTRDSIKMELMESNSPDSIKDQPDADNIKMFVGQIPKTWDETRLRQMFEQFGPVHTLNVLRDKVTSISRDAPSHSDEAGG from the exons ATGATGTTGCAATCCTTGAGTCTGCACGCGGATAAACTCAGCGGCAattcaccagcagcagcagcagcaactggagcaccagcagcaacatcagaggcaacaacagcagcagcagcagcagcggcagcagcaacaacaatgcttGCAACGGCACCTGTTGCCCATGTTGCTaatggcagcaacagcaattcGAGTgccggcagcaacagcagcagcagcagcaacaaccacagccTCTACAGCAATAACACTTTAAATACAGGCAACAATagccagctgcagcagcagcaacaacagcagcaacatccgcAGATACTGCCGGTCAAGTACGAGTATTTAGAGAATCTAACGAGCTCGGCTGCAACTTCAGGTGCCATTGCAGCGACAACAACTTTCACGGGAgctgcaaaaagttttcatcCCTATTTGCGGCCCACCAAcagcggcagtggcaacagcagcagcagcagcaacaacagcagcaacaacagcattGCAGCGTTATCTACAACAACGGCTAAAATGTCGACTACATTGTTTGAGACACTGCTGCACAACCAAATAAATTCCAGCCCAATAGCACTGCCATCGGCAACGGCAATCGCAGCAATATctgcagcggcaacagcagcagcagcaccaccaccagcaacagcaacaccaggCACCgcagcaaccgcagcagctgcagcagcaacagcagcagcagcagcatcaacgCAGCTGAATTCCAGCATTAATTCCAGAACTTCATTAGGCGACCAGGGTGgtgcaattgttgttgttacccCCGCACCACCCGTTGttgcaccaccaccgccatcTGGCGGCCCAAATCG CACCCAAAGTCCCACGCGTGACTCGATCAAAATGGAGCTCATGGAATCGAACAGTCCGGATTCGATCAAGGATCAGCCGGATGCGGACAACATCAAAATGTTCGTGGGCCAAATACCGAAGACCTGGGACGAGACGCGGCTTCGCCAAATGTTCGAGCAGTTTGGACCCGTGCACACACTGAATGTCCTGCGGGACAAGGTCACATCGATTAGCCGAG ATGCACCATCCCATTCAGATGAAGCCGGCGGATAG